A window of the Juglans microcarpa x Juglans regia isolate MS1-56 chromosome 5D, Jm3101_v1.0, whole genome shotgun sequence genome harbors these coding sequences:
- the LOC121265168 gene encoding uncharacterized protein LOC121265168, with protein MGTALTKSSSGNEEKKSKEIGPILEDFYDNHIANPSKGWTFAEFYRVVCDTVEEINKQLGYTQILVPKADKLQDAYRKYHRGEEKLTKDEFQKIFEEVLVSGTGVTGIGIKDSLYIFGVPLTALVAKQRVLPRAIPNEIFIPVITSVTVLIMAKFNKL; from the exons ATGGGCACAGCTCTGACGAAATCTTCTtccg gaaatgaagaaaagaagagcAAAGAAATCGGTCCGATATTAGAAGATTTCTACGATAATCATATTGCAAATCCCTCCAAGGGGTGGACGTTTGCTGAATTCTACAGGGTAGTATGCGACACGGTCGA GGAAATCAATAAACAACTTGGTTACACACAAATTCTTGTACCAAAGGCTGACAAACTCCAAGACGCCTATAGA AAATACCACCGAGGTGAAGAAAAGTTGACGAAGGATGAGTTTCAAAAGATCTTCGAAGAAGTACTGGTTTCGGGCACAGGGGTTACTGGCATTGGAATAAAGGATTCACTCTACATCTTTGGTGTCCCATTAACTGCATTGGTGGCCAAGCAAAGAGTACTGCCACGAGCAATTCCTAATGAAATTTTCATCCCAGTCATCACTTCTGTCACTGTCTTGATTATGGCAAAATTTAATAAGTTATGA
- the LOC121265169 gene encoding nudix hydrolase 16, mitochondrial-like translates to MSELVARTGRHQQRYNEGCRLVAGCVPFKDTNGIGSSDGRSEKDVEVLMINSTSGPGLLFPKGGWENDETVEEAAKREALEEAGVRGDLMHFLGYYIFKSKTLQDEFSPEGMCKAAMYALLVTEELQSWPEQSTRQRHWLTIPEAKKRCQYQWMRETLEEGFSKWHADRISSNLKKENHVVSPESESELMKKAPV, encoded by the exons ATGTCAGAATTGGTGGCTCGCACCGGTCGCCATCAGCAGCGCTACAACGAAGGTTGCCGCCTCGTCGCCGG GTGTGTTCCTTTCAAGGATACCAATGGTATTGGAAGTAGTGATGGAAGGTCTGAGAAGGATGTGGAGGTACTAATGATCAACTCAACTAGTGGACCTGGTCTTCTATTTCCGAAG GGTGGCTGGGAGAACGATGAGACAGTTGAGGAGGCGGCAAAACGTGAAGCTTTAGAAGAGGCTGGAGTTCGAGGGGATTTAATG CATTTTCTCGGCTACTACATCTTCAAGAGCAAAACCCTACAAGATGAATTTAGTCCAGAAGGTATGTGCAAAGCTGCCATGTACGCTTTGCTTGTGACAGAGGAGCTGCAGTCTTGGCCAGAACAGAGCACTCGCCAGAGACATTGGCTAACAATCCCTGAAGCAAAGAAGCGCTGCCAGTATCAGTGGATGCGAGAAACCCTTGAGGAAGGTTTCTCAAAGTGGCATGCAGATCGAATATCAAgcaatttgaaaaaagagaacCATGTAGTTTCACCTGAATCTGAATCAGAATTGATGAAGAAGGCACCTGTCTGA